The Actinobacillus equuli genome includes a window with the following:
- the plsB gene encoding glycerol-3-phosphate 1-O-acyltransferase PlsB, translating to MSSLLNFYRKVLNVPLSLLVKSRSIPTDPVNELSLNLSQPIIYVLPYTSQTDLLILQKNCQVLNLPDPLQNNEINGQSLPRYVFLDEGRRFFKSKGAKSETESLFYRYLDLHRADENLDVQLVPVSVLWGRSPGKEKAPSLRFMSTFQRIIAMIWFGRDNFVRFSQALSLRYMVTEHDAEEGLAQKLARVAKMHFAKQRYSAMGPRLPDRQAMFNKLIQLPTIVQAIEDEAKSKKISKEKAQQEAEKILDEIAADVSHETLRMADRVLSWLWNKLYQGISVQNADRVRKLSLEGHEIVYVPCHRSHMDYLLLSYILYHQGLVPPHIAAGINLNFWPAGPFFRRGGAFFIRRTFKGNRLYSTIFREYLAELFYRGYSVEYFIEGGRSRTGRLLEPKTGMMSMTLQALQRGLTRPISIVPVYIGYEHVLEVDTYAKELRGAEKEKENAGLVLRVIKKLRNLGQGYVNFGEPIQVNNYLNQHFPEWKEPPSEDARPKWLNDAVDAVAQQVMVNINNAAAVNAKNLIGSVLLASRQRALASEQLIEQVDSYLQLFKNVPYSADITIPKASAEEMLQHVLTLPRSGVVSEKDNFGEMIRLDRESAVLMTYYRNNIQHLFVLPSLVASIVLHHESVSKDLIMKTVSHIYPFLKAELFLHFEESEVRHQVELILTEFARQQIIKYESDVLKINRSRVRALQLHAAGVREILQRYYISLSVLLEQPEISRNALEKESRSIAQRLSILHGINAPEFFDKAIFSTFSASLKAQGYFDEQGNAVIAKVMEAEEMLRTLISVEIQLTIQGAMEKAEELEKADDKSA from the coding sequence ATGTCTAGCCTCTTAAACTTTTATCGGAAAGTGTTGAATGTTCCGCTTTCATTGTTGGTTAAATCTCGTTCTATTCCTACCGATCCGGTGAACGAGCTTTCATTAAATCTATCGCAACCTATTATTTACGTATTGCCTTATACGTCTCAAACGGATTTATTAATTCTACAAAAGAATTGTCAGGTGCTTAATTTGCCTGATCCTTTACAAAATAATGAGATTAACGGTCAGTCCTTACCTCGTTATGTCTTTTTAGATGAAGGTCGTCGTTTTTTTAAATCGAAAGGAGCAAAAAGCGAGACTGAATCTCTCTTCTATCGTTATCTTGATTTGCATCGTGCTGATGAAAATTTAGATGTGCAGCTTGTGCCGGTATCTGTGTTATGGGGACGTTCTCCGGGCAAAGAAAAAGCACCATCTCTACGTTTTATGAGTACTTTTCAGCGTATCATCGCCATGATTTGGTTCGGGCGAGATAATTTCGTGCGTTTTTCCCAAGCATTATCTTTACGTTATATGGTGACAGAACACGATGCGGAAGAAGGTTTGGCGCAAAAGTTGGCTCGTGTAGCTAAAATGCACTTTGCTAAGCAGCGTTATTCGGCAATGGGGCCTCGTTTGCCTGATCGCCAAGCGATGTTTAATAAGCTGATCCAATTGCCGACAATTGTGCAGGCGATTGAAGACGAAGCGAAATCGAAAAAGATTTCAAAAGAAAAAGCGCAACAAGAAGCGGAAAAAATCTTAGATGAGATTGCGGCTGATGTTAGCCACGAGACGCTACGTATGGCGGATCGCGTGTTAAGTTGGTTATGGAATAAATTATATCAAGGTATTAGCGTACAGAATGCGGATCGTGTACGCAAGCTTTCTCTAGAAGGGCATGAGATTGTTTATGTTCCGTGTCATCGTAGTCATATGGACTATTTATTGTTGTCATACATTTTGTACCATCAAGGTTTAGTGCCGCCACATATCGCTGCAGGTATAAATTTAAACTTCTGGCCGGCAGGGCCGTTTTTCCGTCGTGGCGGGGCATTCTTTATTCGCCGTACTTTCAAAGGTAACCGCTTATATTCAACGATTTTCCGTGAGTATTTGGCAGAGTTATTTTATCGTGGCTATTCGGTAGAATATTTTATCGAAGGCGGTCGTTCTCGTACCGGGCGTTTACTTGAGCCGAAAACCGGTATGATGTCGATGACATTACAAGCTCTACAACGTGGTTTGACTCGCCCGATTAGCATTGTGCCGGTTTATATCGGTTATGAACACGTGCTTGAAGTGGATACTTACGCAAAAGAACTACGAGGCGCAGAGAAAGAAAAAGAAAATGCCGGCTTAGTGTTACGTGTGATTAAAAAATTACGTAATTTAGGGCAGGGTTATGTGAATTTCGGTGAGCCGATTCAAGTAAACAATTATTTGAATCAGCATTTCCCAGAATGGAAAGAACCACCTTCTGAAGATGCTCGTCCGAAATGGTTAAATGATGCGGTTGATGCTGTGGCTCAGCAGGTTATGGTGAATATCAATAATGCGGCTGCGGTGAATGCGAAAAATCTGATCGGCTCGGTATTGTTAGCTTCTCGTCAGCGAGCGTTAGCAAGTGAACAATTAATTGAGCAAGTAGATAGCTACCTACAATTATTTAAAAACGTACCTTATTCGGCGGATATCACTATCCCGAAAGCATCAGCGGAAGAAATGTTACAACACGTGCTTACGCTGCCTCGTTCCGGTGTGGTGAGTGAGAAAGATAATTTTGGTGAAATGATTCGCTTAGATCGTGAATCAGCGGTGTTGATGACTTATTATCGTAATAACATTCAGCATCTGTTTGTGCTGCCATCATTGGTTGCAAGTATCGTCTTACACCATGAGTCGGTATCCAAAGATCTGATTATGAAAACGGTAAGTCATATTTACCCGTTCTTAAAAGCCGAGTTATTCCTTCATTTTGAAGAAAGTGAAGTGCGTCACCAAGTTGAATTGATTTTAACCGAATTTGCTCGCCAGCAAATTATCAAATACGAAAGTGACGTATTAAAAATTAATCGTTCTCGTGTGAGAGCATTACAGCTGCATGCGGCAGGTGTGCGTGAAATTTTACAACGTTACTACATCAGCTTAAGTGTCTTGTTAGAGCAACCGGAAATAAGCCGTAATGCGTTAGAAAAAGAAAGCCGTTCTATCGCACAACGTCTTTCGATTTTGCATGGTATCAATGCACCTGAGTTTTTCGATAAAGCGATTTTCTCAACTTTTAGTGCAAGTTTGAAAGCACAGGGTTACTTTGATGAACAAGGCAATGCAGTCATTGCGAAAGTCATGGAAGCGGAGGAAATGCTGAGAACGTTGATTTCGGTTGAAATTCAGCTCACTATTCAAGGTGCGATGGAAAAAGCGGAAGAGCTTGAGAAAGCGGACGATAAATCAGCATAA
- a CDS encoding HlyD family secretion protein, protein MFRQKAINFHNKKWKSTAVIISSLPSWLVFSVSFILILSFVFFITFADYTRRTNIVGEIVMQSHPVILSANKSGYISEKYIEAHQKVTKGQPLFKITLDRISKSGDTSLNSIQSLQKQIQSIDNSIALLRKNEAETLLSLRKQIDNHQKIHKEKSQYLIEIERTLNKYMDLVKKYEKLFKQGYSSNDEVNSQRARYFSQKSLSDEIKMELIQQESAILHLENEIETQKTNFQNNIIRYELQQNDLRIRLLEFESISELIINAPMDGVVESISATIGQVLKEGDPLSQISPLNKGKYRLVMWVPNSAISFIKLNDEINIRYEAFPFEKFGQFKGYIRSISSLPASLQELSFYRNLPLETNENIPLYKITAELPDQSITYNDRDLYFMNGMKAEATLFLEKRKLYEWMLFPLYQLTKTMEE, encoded by the coding sequence ATGTTCCGTCAAAAAGCAATAAACTTTCATAATAAAAAATGGAAAAGCACAGCTGTAATTATTTCTTCATTGCCAAGTTGGTTAGTTTTTTCCGTTTCTTTTATTCTTATTTTATCATTTGTCTTTTTTATTACTTTTGCAGATTATACTCGTCGGACAAATATAGTCGGTGAAATTGTTATGCAATCTCATCCGGTTATACTTTCTGCTAATAAATCAGGTTATATTTCTGAGAAATATATAGAAGCACATCAGAAGGTCACAAAGGGACAGCCTCTATTTAAAATTACTTTAGATAGGATTTCTAAAAGTGGTGATACAAGCTTAAATTCTATCCAATCGTTGCAAAAACAAATTCAATCTATTGATAATTCTATTGCTTTATTACGAAAAAATGAGGCAGAAACATTACTCAGTCTTAGAAAACAAATTGATAATCATCAAAAGATTCATAAAGAAAAAAGTCAATATCTTATTGAAATAGAGAGAACTTTAAATAAATATATGGATTTAGTAAAAAAATATGAGAAATTATTCAAACAAGGTTATTCGAGTAATGATGAAGTAAATAGTCAACGAGCAAGATATTTTTCTCAAAAGTCACTTTCTGATGAGATAAAAATGGAGTTGATTCAGCAAGAGTCCGCTATTTTACATTTAGAAAATGAAATTGAAACGCAAAAAACGAATTTTCAAAACAATATTATTCGTTATGAATTGCAACAGAATGACTTACGCATACGTTTATTAGAATTTGAATCTATTTCCGAATTAATCATTAATGCTCCTATGGATGGAGTCGTCGAGTCTATTAGTGCAACTATTGGGCAGGTTCTTAAAGAAGGTGATCCCTTATCACAAATTTCACCTTTGAATAAAGGTAAATATCGATTAGTTATGTGGGTACCAAATAGTGCTATTTCGTTTATTAAGTTAAATGATGAAATCAATATACGCTATGAGGCTTTTCCATTTGAGAAATTCGGACAATTTAAAGGATACATTCGCTCTATTTCCAGTTTACCGGCTTCTCTGCAAGAACTTAGTTTTTATAGAAACTTACCATTAGAGACAAACGAGAATATTCCTTTATATAAAATAACAGCAGAATTGCCTGATCAATCAATTACTTATAATGATAGGGATTTATATTTTATGAATGGAATGAAAGCGGAAGCTACTTTGTTCTTAGAAAAACGTAAATTATATGAATGGATGCTTTTCCCTTTATATCAACTAACTAAAACAATGGAAGAATAA
- the purT gene encoding formate-dependent phosphoribosylglycinamide formyltransferase: MTTIGTPLRPNATKVMMLGSGELGKEVVIELQRLGVEVVAVDRYENAPAQQVAHRAYTISMLDGVALRALVEQEKPDFIVPEVEAIATATLVELEQEGYNVVPTAKATQLTMNREGIRRLAAEELGLKTSPYRFVDNLEDFKQAVAEIGIPCVVKPIMSSSGHGQSVIKSEDQIQQAWDYSQEGGRAGGGRVIVEGFIKFDYEITQLTVRHVNGTSFLAPIGHRQEDGDYRESWQPQAMSELALKRAQETAERITTALGGRGIFGVELFVCGDEIIFNEVSPRPHDTGMVTMASQELSQFALHARAILGLPIPEIYQISSAASKAIVVEGKSNNVTFGNLDKVLEEIGTNIRLFGKGEVNGHRRLGVILARDENTEKALAKAERAYAKLAVQL, from the coding sequence ATGACCACAATTGGCACGCCATTAAGACCGAATGCAACGAAAGTAATGATGCTTGGTTCGGGAGAATTGGGTAAAGAAGTTGTAATTGAGTTACAACGTCTGGGAGTAGAAGTAGTTGCGGTGGATCGCTATGAAAATGCACCGGCGCAACAAGTGGCGCATAGAGCTTATACGATCTCCATGTTAGATGGAGTGGCATTACGTGCATTAGTGGAACAAGAGAAGCCGGATTTTATCGTGCCGGAAGTTGAAGCGATTGCAACGGCAACACTCGTTGAGTTAGAGCAAGAAGGTTACAATGTTGTACCGACTGCAAAAGCTACGCAATTAACAATGAACCGTGAAGGTATTCGCCGTTTAGCCGCAGAAGAACTCGGTTTAAAAACATCGCCCTATCGTTTTGTAGATAATCTGGAAGATTTTAAACAAGCAGTTGCAGAGATTGGTATTCCATGTGTAGTTAAACCGATTATGTCATCATCCGGTCACGGACAATCAGTGATTAAATCTGAGGATCAAATTCAACAGGCATGGGATTATTCGCAAGAAGGCGGACGTGCCGGTGGCGGGCGTGTGATTGTGGAAGGCTTTATTAAATTCGATTATGAAATTACTCAGCTAACCGTACGCCATGTAAACGGTACGTCTTTCTTAGCACCAATCGGGCATCGCCAAGAAGACGGTGATTATCGCGAATCTTGGCAACCGCAAGCGATGTCCGAGCTTGCATTAAAACGTGCGCAAGAAACCGCAGAGCGAATTACAACGGCATTAGGCGGACGTGGTATTTTTGGTGTGGAATTGTTTGTTTGTGGCGATGAAATTATCTTTAACGAAGTTTCACCTCGTCCGCACGATACGGGAATGGTGACAATGGCTTCTCAAGAGCTTTCACAGTTCGCTTTGCACGCCCGTGCGATTTTAGGTTTGCCAATTCCGGAAATTTATCAAATTAGCTCGGCGGCTTCCAAAGCGATTGTAGTGGAAGGTAAGTCGAATAACGTGACTTTCGGCAATCTTGATAAAGTACTGGAAGAAATAGGCACCAATATTCGTTTATTCGGTAAAGGTGAAGTAAACGGTCACCGCCGTTTGGGAGTTATCTTAGCTCGTGACGAGAACACCGAAAAAGCCTTAGCCAAGGCTGAACGTGCCTATGCGAAATTAGCGGTACAGCTTTAA
- the lexA gene encoding transcriptional repressor LexA, whose protein sequence is MSRKHLTARQQEIFDFVKHHIETTGMPPTRVEIAREIGFKSPNAAEEHLKALARKGYIEMLSGTSRGIRILVNNETEEAANDDGLPLIGKVAAGTPIMAIEHVESHYPVNGAMFNPNADYLLKVNGNSMEKIGILDGDLLAVHKTNFARNGQVVVARVDDEVTVKRLEKKGDLIYLHPENDELEPIIVDPRIEYIEIEGIAVGVIRNNAWM, encoded by the coding sequence ATGTCACGTAAACACTTAACTGCTCGTCAGCAAGAAATCTTTGATTTTGTCAAACACCATATTGAAACCACTGGTATGCCGCCAACACGAGTGGAAATTGCAAGAGAAATCGGTTTCAAATCACCCAATGCGGCAGAAGAACACTTAAAAGCACTAGCGCGTAAGGGTTATATTGAAATGCTTTCCGGTACTTCACGTGGTATTCGCATCTTAGTGAATAATGAAACCGAAGAAGCAGCTAATGATGACGGCTTACCTTTAATTGGAAAAGTAGCAGCGGGTACGCCGATTATGGCGATTGAACACGTTGAGAGCCATTATCCGGTAAACGGTGCAATGTTTAATCCGAATGCGGATTACTTACTTAAAGTAAATGGCAACTCGATGGAAAAAATTGGTATCTTAGACGGTGATTTACTTGCCGTGCATAAAACAAACTTTGCTCGTAACGGTCAGGTTGTTGTCGCACGAGTTGATGATGAAGTTACCGTAAAACGTTTAGAGAAAAAAGGTGATCTCATTTATCTTCATCCAGAAAATGATGAATTAGAACCAATTATTGTTGATCCTCGCATAGAATATATCGAAATCGAAGGGATTGCCGTTGGTGTGATTCGTAATAACGCGTGGATGTAA
- the nagZ gene encoding beta-N-acetylhexosaminidase, whose protein sequence is MLLIDIKDKELSQEEVEILEHPLVSGLILFSRNFYDKAQLEALVKSIRQRVKKPLLITVDQEGGRVQRFREGFTKLPAMQAFHTLAKNPQESTALAQQTGWLMAAEMFALDIDLSFAPVLDLGHQCKAIGDRSFGENPDMILPIAEAFIDGMREMGMATTGKHFPGHGHVLADSHLETPFDDRPKELIFNHDILPFKQLISKGKLSAIMPAHVIYTQCDSQPASGSEYWLKQVLRSQLNFNGVIFSDDLGMKGASFMGNFVERSEKAIHAGCDLLLLCNEPEGVIQVLDGLKYQPSKAQTERHISLMKRKTVSWNELEASPRYQQAQQRLTALQNEWLEYKAQHC, encoded by the coding sequence ATGTTACTGATTGATATAAAAGATAAAGAACTCAGCCAAGAAGAGGTTGAAATCCTTGAACACCCTCTCGTATCCGGCTTGATTTTATTTAGCCGTAATTTTTACGATAAAGCACAACTGGAAGCCTTAGTAAAATCAATTCGCCAACGGGTAAAAAAACCGTTATTGATTACTGTTGATCAAGAAGGTGGCCGAGTGCAGCGTTTCCGTGAAGGCTTTACTAAATTGCCGGCAATGCAAGCGTTTCATACACTTGCAAAAAATCCGCAAGAATCGACCGCTTTAGCCCAGCAGACCGGTTGGCTAATGGCTGCTGAAATGTTCGCCTTAGATATTGATCTAAGTTTTGCACCAGTCTTAGATTTAGGCCATCAGTGTAAAGCTATTGGCGATCGTTCGTTTGGCGAAAATCCGGATATGATTCTGCCGATAGCCGAAGCGTTTATTGACGGCATGAGAGAAATGGGAATGGCGACGACCGGTAAACATTTCCCCGGTCACGGACACGTATTAGCCGATTCGCATCTAGAAACACCTTTTGATGATCGTCCGAAAGAATTGATTTTCAACCACGATATTTTGCCGTTTAAACAGCTCATTTCAAAAGGCAAACTGTCTGCAATTATGCCAGCTCACGTGATTTATACACAATGTGACAGCCAACCGGCAAGCGGTTCGGAATATTGGCTAAAGCAAGTATTACGTAGTCAACTTAATTTTAACGGTGTGATTTTTTCCGATGATTTAGGCATGAAAGGTGCCAGTTTTATGGGCAATTTTGTCGAAAGATCGGAGAAAGCAATTCACGCAGGTTGTGACTTACTACTACTCTGTAATGAGCCGGAAGGTGTTATTCAAGTGTTGGACGGTTTAAAATATCAACCGAGCAAAGCCCAAACTGAACGCCATATTTCATTGATGAAACGTAAAACAGTAAGTTGGAACGAGCTTGAAGCAAGTCCTCGTTATCAGCAAGCACAGCAACGTTTAACCGCATTACAAAACGAATGGCTTGAATACAAAGCACAGCACTGCTAA
- the mutH gene encoding DNA mismatch repair endonuclease MutH, giving the protein MQLSTFSHSEAELLEKANWLAGFTLGEIAQQLNMDVPPDLLRDKGWVGQLIETALGAKAGSKPEQDFAHLGIELKTIPINHKGFPLETTFVSLAPLTQNTGITWQTSHVRHKLQKVLWIPVQGERQIPVAARHIGQPILWTPSFEQEQQLKNDWEELMEYIIFGRLNEINATLGEVMQLRPKGRNSRSLTSAINQQGERVQSLPLGFYLRKQFTAEILQNFLRSPL; this is encoded by the coding sequence ATGCAACTTTCCACCTTTTCACATTCCGAAGCCGAATTACTTGAAAAAGCAAATTGGCTTGCCGGTTTTACACTTGGTGAAATCGCCCAGCAATTAAATATGGATGTTCCTCCCGATCTCCTCCGAGATAAAGGTTGGGTCGGGCAATTAATCGAAACGGCTTTAGGCGCAAAAGCCGGCAGCAAGCCGGAACAGGATTTTGCGCATTTAGGGATTGAACTCAAAACTATTCCTATTAATCATAAAGGTTTTCCTCTAGAAACGACCTTTGTCAGTTTAGCGCCGCTGACGCAAAATACCGGTATTACCTGGCAAACCTCACACGTTCGCCACAAATTACAAAAAGTATTATGGATTCCGGTGCAAGGAGAAAGACAAATTCCGGTTGCAGCACGCCATATAGGACAGCCAATTTTATGGACACCTTCATTTGAACAAGAACAACAGTTGAAAAATGACTGGGAAGAATTAATGGAATATATTATTTTTGGGCGTTTAAATGAGATTAATGCCACACTTGGCGAAGTAATGCAATTACGTCCTAAAGGTCGGAATAGTCGATCACTAACGAGTGCAATTAATCAGCAAGGTGAACGAGTCCAATCTTTACCGTTAGGCTTTTATTTACGTAAACAATTTACCGCCGAAATTTTACAGAATTTTTTACGTTCGCCCCTTTAA
- a CDS encoding TerC family protein, which produces MFDWIANPEAWVALLTLTGLEIVLGIDNIIVISILVSRLPIHQRQSARIIGLALAMGTRILLLLSLAWMMKLVDPLFSIAGMPISGRDLILLLGGIFLIVKSAMELKESIAGESHEEKENSSKKASFLMILVQIAIFDVVFSLDSVITAVAMADDIPVMVIAIIIAVAVMMLAAKSIGDFVDNNPTIKNLALAFLILIGVVLVGEGFNIHIPKSAVYTAMGFSVIVELLNIKMRKNQEKHAKA; this is translated from the coding sequence ATGTTTGATTGGATTGCAAATCCCGAAGCGTGGGTCGCACTCTTAACCCTTACTGGGCTTGAAATCGTATTAGGTATCGATAACATTATTGTTATCAGTATTTTAGTTTCACGTCTCCCGATTCATCAACGCCAATCAGCTCGTATTATTGGTTTAGCATTAGCAATGGGAACACGTATCCTGCTATTACTTTCCCTTGCTTGGATGATGAAATTAGTCGATCCGCTTTTCTCAATTGCGGGTATGCCGATTTCCGGTCGTGATTTAATTCTTTTACTCGGTGGTATTTTCCTTATTGTGAAAAGTGCGATGGAATTGAAAGAATCAATTGCAGGCGAATCACACGAAGAAAAAGAAAATTCGAGTAAAAAAGCCAGCTTTTTGATGATTTTAGTTCAAATTGCTATTTTTGACGTTGTCTTCTCGCTTGACTCGGTAATCACTGCAGTAGCAATGGCAGATGATATTCCGGTGATGGTTATCGCAATCATTATTGCGGTAGCGGTGATGATGCTTGCAGCAAAATCAATTGGTGATTTCGTAGATAATAACCCAACCATTAAAAACCTCGCATTAGCATTCTTAATTTTAATCGGTGTGGTATTAGTCGGCGAAGGCTTTAATATCCATATTCCAAAATCAGCAGTTTACACCGCAATGGGCTTCTCTGTTATTGTGGAATTACTCAATATTAAAATGCGTAAAAATCAAGAAAAACACGCTAAAGCATAA